A part of Rhipicephalus microplus isolate Deutch F79 chromosome 8, USDA_Rmic, whole genome shotgun sequence genomic DNA contains:
- the LOC119164497 gene encoding DNA repair protein RAD51 homolog 4-like, whose protein sequence is MTILRVGLCPELTAPVVDKLRACGVRTVLEYLSSEREALAERAGLAYRDVIRLRRSLQAIYAPKLCTGVELYERLLESTAIFSTGSANVDNAVGGGVYTGRVTEIVGAGNSGKTQLCHSLAANVAVASHFGALYVDTLSCFSPERLRQIVTSLSVTGSGSDVRTETVLCKVRHVTACDLLQVVQVVDQLRDSLCSARYKDDFLLKVKMIIIDSLTEAASPVLTGDQYVGGLSLMAHLCDALQYLAARFRIAVVVTNDFVAGEGGVMKPALGRYWEHVPSVSLELNLLGDLLECSEMLELRVVKSPDVGVLGRVVKFRIAPKGITTAAANS, encoded by the coding sequence ATGACAATACTTCGCGTCGGACTCTGCCCGGAGTTGACGGCGCCAGTGGTCGACAAGCTGCGGGCCTGCGGCGTGAGGACCGTGCTCGAATACCTATCGTCGGAACGCGAAGCGCTGGCCGAGCGCGCTGGTCTCGCCTACAGAGACGTGATCCGGCTTCGCCGTTCGCTGCAGGCCATCTACGCTCCCAAGCTCTGCACGGGGGTCGAACTGTACGAGCGGCTATTGGAAAGCACTGCCATCTTCAGCACGGGTAGCGCGAACGTCGACAACGCCGTGGGAGGCGGCGTGTACACCGGACGCGTCACTGAGATCGTAGGCGCCGGCAACAGCGGCAAAACCCAGTTGTGCCACAGCCTTGCCGCAAATGTAGCTGTCGCCAGCCACTTTGGCGCCCTCTACGTGGACACACTGAGCTGTTTCTCACCCGAGAGATTGCGTCAGATTGTGACGTCACTCTCAGTGACCGGAAGTGGGAGTGACGTCAGAACCGAAACCGTTCTGTGCAAGGTGAGGCACGTTACGGCGTGTGACTTGCTTCAGGTGGTTCAGGTCGTGGACCAACTGAGGGACTCGCTGTGCTCAGCACGATACAAGGATGACTTCTTGCTGAAGGTCAAGATGATCATCATCGATTCCTTGACGGAGGCCGCATCCCCCGTCTTGACGGGAGACCAGTACGTCGGCGGTTTGTCTCTGATGGCCCACCTCTGTGATGCCTTACAGTACCTGGCGGCGAGGTTCAGGATAGCCGTCGTGGTCACCAACGACTTCGTAGCCGGTGAAGGCGGTGTCATGAAACCAGCCCTGGGGCGCTATTGGGAGCATGTGCCCTCAGTTTCACTAGAGCTAAACTTGCTTGGTGATCTACTTGAGTGCAGCGAAATGCTAGAGCTGAGAGTGGTTAAGAGCCCCGATGTCGGCGTTCTGGGAAGAGTTGTAAAGTTCAGGATCGCCCCCAAAGGAATCACAACCGCAGCTGCAAACTCCTGA